ATTATCGTCAGACAGCGTGGTACAAAATTCCATGCAGGAAAAAATGTAAAACGCGGATCCGATGACACATTATACGCGGTTGTCAGCGGAATAGTTAAGTTTAAATCCATAAAACTCAGAAAATACACTGGCAAACTCCAGAATTCCAAAGTTGTTGAAGTAGTAACGCAGTAAAATTATAAATCTAAAAGACCCCCTCTGCCGGTCGGCAAATGGGGTCTTTTTTTATTCTGCTATTTATTTTTCAATTGTCTTTTGATACTCGCCGCAATAAAATCCCTGTAAAGCGGGTGCGGATCTAGGGGTCTCGACTTAAATTCTGGATGGAATTGCACTCCGACAAACCATGGATGATTTTTCAGTTCAATAATTTCTACAAGTTTATTTTCTGGATAAA
The Patescibacteria group bacterium genome window above contains:
- the rpmA gene encoding 50S ribosomal protein L27: MSHTKSGGSTQNGRDSQSKRLGVKVSGGQKTNVGQIIVRQRGTKFHAGKNVKRGSDDTLYAVVSGIVKFKSIKLRKYTGKLQNSKVVEVVTQ